A segment of the Delphinus delphis chromosome 20, mDelDel1.2, whole genome shotgun sequence genome:
AGGAGGAAACTGACACACAAACAGCTCATTGACTAGCACAGGGTCACACAGGGCATAAGCAGTGAAGCTGGAATTTGACGCATCAGTCGGCCTCCAGAACTGGACTCTTGGGTGCTacacaaaggaggaaaggacaTGCAGCAGGAAGGGGAAAGTGGAGGTGAGGGGTCAGTGGGATAGGGAGAATTTAATGGGATAACAGAGGGAGCCTATGGGGGACAGTGATTTGGTGATTCCCAGATGTTAGCATTTCATGAatcactaaaaaaatttttttgactagAAAGCTCACACAGATTTGGTAAAAAAGGACATTTCACACccacatttcaaaaaataaaggaCTTTTACCTGGAAAGAAGGCAGAGGATAGCATCTCACAATGGAGGGGCATCTTCTAATGTAAGTTGAGCTTAATGAGAGACTTAATGCATTAGCTGTATTTTCATGACTTTGAGAGCAAGTGGTGTCAGAATTAAACGTGTGGTAATcgacagtgcctggaacaggcCTGACATGTGGTCAGTGTCAGTGGACATTAGTGATAGCCATTGATACCAGTGCTTTCAATTTAAATGGATGTACTTTTTATTTAACTTAAGTAGATTTATTCCAGGAGGGAAACATGCATTGCTCTGGTAAATTGGAAAACCAGTTTGATTGGCTACAAATGGAGACTTGCCCTCAAAACACAACAATGAAATTGAAATAATGAAATCAAGTCCCAGGGAGCTCATGCTGCCTTCTGAAGCCTGTGAGTATAAAATTGTTCTCtcataaaaaagggaaattattCACAGTCAGAAAAGTATCAATAACAAAGCACGAATGGAGACTTCCTTTTGAAAACTTTAAggcagaaaaaagggaaaacGTTCGTCTTCTCAGTGTGTCCATCATGGCATGTGAAGAGGGTAATTATAATCCAGGCAAACAATCAGAAATATAATACATGttagcaggaagaaaaaaaaatccaattgacCGTGCCtccactgccgggggcccggttcgatccctggtcagggagataAGATCCCCAAGCTACATGGTGCGGCcacaacaaacatacaaacaaaatctAATTGAATAGTAACATACAAGGATAAGTAGACGATGTTAAAATAGCTTTTACAAATATCCTACATTTGTTCTTGGAAGTCTGCAAAAGAAAGATCTTGCTAAAGGTAATCCATGTACATCAGTCTGAGcaatcaacattttattttattttttcatatttatttattttcatatttatatatttatttaagtcCCCACACACAGTTCTTTATGTCAGAGGGAAAAAATGTAGTAGAAAAGATGACTTAGGACTTGTTTTTGGTTAAGGGTAAGgattatttaaaaaccaaaaggtgggacttccctggtggcacagtggttaagaatccacctgccaacgcaggggacacaggttcgatccccgggaagatcctacatgccgtgtagcaactaagcctgtgtgccacaactactgagcctgcactctaaggcccgggagccacaactactcagccctcgcacctcgagcccgtgctctgcaacaaaagaagccactgcaatgagaagcccgcgcacctcaaggaagagtagcctctgcaCTCCACAGCTAGAAatagcctgcgcacagcaacaaagacccaatgcgaccaaaaataaattaatttataaaaataaacaaaaataaataaataaaaacacaaaggtcatcaaccaaagaaaataaattgaagcttaatcaaaattaaaactttccttTTCAAGAGATAGTTAAGAAAGTAAGAACTCAAGTCACAACCTAGAGAAAGATATTTGTAAGAACTATCTCTGAAAAATGACTGTGATTCTCAATATGTAAATGGTCcttataacaataatgaaaaataacacaATTCAAAATATTCGCAAAACTTCTGAAAGCATGTGTCACCAAAGAAGTATAAAtggtaaataagaaaatgaaaatatacttctCCTTATTACTCAGCAttgtaaacacattttaaagccACAGTGAGGGACTACTACACACTCATTGGAATGACTAAAATTCAAGCACTGACAATTTCAAGTTAATGAAGAGATGAAACAGCTACAACTCATATATTTCTTGAGGGAATACAAATTGATAAATAACTTTAGAAAATACTGTTGTACTCTCTTGTAatgctatacatacacatatcatACGACACGGTAATCTCAATTGTAGGTATAtccttaagaaaaattaaatcttatgACTCAGGAATACTTCGGTGGAAATATTCACAGTaacagcagctttattcgtaaAATCCAAAAAACAATATAACGTttgtgattttacttttttttcccccgtcATGTGTTAAAATATCTAAACTAGTCCCAAGACAGAGTGGCTCATGCTAAGACCCAAATCTGAATGCTGAAACTTACttcaatttctattttttgcaGATATCTGGCTCTTTCAGGAGCGGAAATCTAAGGCCAGCCAATCAGAATATGCCTGATAAGCTTTAGTTTTTCACAACCTTGTTCCAAAACTTCCCTGTGCCCCACATAAAGAAAATTAACCTTTCTATGACGAATCAGCTATTGCCTAGTATGAATTCCTTGTTCTCAAGTATTTTTGTCTATGTAATCTGTGCATTCTGAATAGCTCTTCAGAGCTCCTCGCTATTTTCTAGACTGGATGCTTTCCAGTTCATGAGTCACTACGTAAAAGCAAACTATATCCCAAAATTAAAGTCTGTGAAATTTTCTCTTAAGAtgtattaagttttttttttttcataattgtatAGGTTTACATggtctgaatttttaaaacatttatttttggctgctttgtgtcttcattgctgcaagtgggcttttctctagttgcggcgagcaggagctactcttcgttatggtgctcaggcttctcattgtggtggcttctcttgttgtggagcacgggctctaggcacgggggcttcagtagttgtggcacacgggctcagtagttgtggctcccaggctctagagcgcaggctcagtagttgtggcgcatgggcttagttgctccgtggcattgaatttttttaattcaattttacaTTCAAATCTTGAaatctttctttgcttcttttttttttttttttcatgcttttgGTAGGTATAGCAGTGCTACTTAGAGATATCTGACATGTTTTCTTATTGATACACTGGTTTACGTAGTGCATGTCTCAATAGAAAGTATTTTTTGCACAAAGGGGCAGAGGTTTAAAGTAACTGCATAACGCTAAACACTTCTGCAAAGTAATTTTAATAGATACCCAATGGCAGTTTGTGATATTTACTAATTTCTTTAGTTTTACCAACATTTGGTAATGTCAGACTTCCTTAGGCTCATCAATCTGATtcgtttcattttcattttcctaatggaAAATAagactacttttttaaaaatgttgtttgcTTTCATAATTCTAATCTGAAGTGACATAGAAGAATTTTGCCTTCTCAGGTTTTAAATCTTTCATTTGTAGTAATTAtcgaatttatttattatttatatattaaatctttaataatttatatatgtcTTAATATCTTCCTAAgtgttttcttgtcatttcaatttttacgtttttttaaagaagtctgCTATTATCATATAGTTTGTGTACATGCtgtgataatttttatatttgctttgagAAGTCCTGTAAGGCATGCCAAATTAATAGTGTtgtgaaatgtgaaataaaaaggAGTCACTTCTgtcaagggatttttaaaaaattatatatatatatatatatatatatatttatttatttatttatttatttatggctgcattgagtcttctttgctgcgcgcgggctttctctagttgcggcgagcgggggctactcttcgttgtggtgcgcgggcttctcattgtggtggcttctcttgttgtggagcacaggctctaagtgcgcaggcttcagtagttgtggcacgtgggcttcagtagttgtagctcgcgggctctagagcgcaggctcagtagttgtggcgcatgggcttagttactcagcggcatgtgggatcttctcggaccagggctcgaacccgcgtcccctgcattggcaggcggattcttaaccactgcaccaccagggaagtcccctgtcaaGGGATTTTtaacatggagctgggaggccatTAATTAGTGGACCTCCTGCACTTCCCCATCTTGTGAAACCATGAACTTTTGATCTGGGCCAACCTGCAAATATTCCAAGGATTCTGCAAAAACACCTGCAACTTGTCACACTAATGGACTATTACTTCCCTGTAGTGATAGCCTTAGCACTCAGTCCTGTTCAGCAGAGACTAGCTTCTGCCTCCAGCTCCAATTAAAATCCTTTGTAATGCAaacctctctttgtctttaaaagcTCCTTACGTTTATTCCCTAGcccacacccccgccccacccccacccatccccAAACCCCCAACCCCCgtgaaaaattgtcttccacgaaaccggacCCTGTGCCAAAAGGGTTGGGGACCGATGGCCTAGCCCGACATCTTTTTTGTTGCTACTTAAATGTGTGCCCCGAATTGCAATTCTTTGGTCCCAAGGTAACGCGTTGTGCTTGATTATTGTCTCTCAGGTTAATTTAGGTTGACAGTATCCACTATACAGttgtgttttctaatttcatgtattttattttagccaaTGATCAACATACTTTATTGCACATAATTCCCTTTTTTATTCCAAAATCTTATTAACTtggtttttcttatttgaaaatacttCCAAGGttttcataaaaaacaaaaacaacaaataaggaCTCTGGCTACTCTCAGTCTTTACACAACTGGAATGCTTTTTTTCTAATCTTGTATCAACTTTTATGTTGAGAAATGAgttaaatcagaattttaaaaagattaaacataCAGGGTTTGATGGGTCTGCTTTGATGTGTTGTTCTTCCCGCACGGACTTGGCCCATTAGTGCCCCGGAGTTTGGGGGAGGGTCTCCTCCGCCCCCGACTCCGTGGACCGATGGGAACTACATTACCCAGGAGATTGTGTGCGGACCGGCCTTGTTCTCCACACCAGTGATGGACCAGAACAGGGACTCTTCCGGGATTGTGAACTAGGAGTGGGCGGGACTTCCGGCTCCTTCCTGAAGGAGGTCGTTTGGCTGCTTTTGCTGCCGTCTGCAGGACCCGAGGCTCAGGATCACTCGGTGGAGCCGAGCTTAGAGAAACTGGAAAGAACCCGAGGGGCGCCGTCCGCACTGCCCAGGAGTGAGCGGGTTGCGGAACCCACTTCCGGGATTTTCGGCCTAGGTCTCTGCCATTATCCTGCACGTCTCCTGGCACCACCGCGCCCACAAGGTCCTATGTCAACCAACGCGGTGCAGGACCCGGCCCAGGTGACtgtcccgcccccccccccacccaatcCTGACCCAAATCTCAAGCCCCCAGGGAGGGTCTCCTGCTCAGGGCATTGGGGTTCAGTCCCCTGCTTCCAGAACTTTAGGTGTGCGTGTGTGGTGGTCCCATTTCTGACAGGCTGTTTGACGCAGTGTGGAGCGTGTTAAAGGCTGTGGGTTTGGCCCGTGCAAAGACTTGGAGGTGCTCAAGAGCCGGGAGCATTCGGGAAACCTGGGGTTCCAGTCATTTATGCAGGGAACAGAGAATTTAGAGAGGAGTCAACAGTCTGGGCCAACTGTCAGCATTCTGGGTGCTGCGGAGGGTTGTGAATAAATCAGGAACACGGTCTGAGTTAGAGTTTTAAAGTATTCCAAAGGCTGCTCAGGGGAGAACAGACTGGAACAGACTGGGTTCtgagggtggaggcagggagacctggGAGAGCCCAGTGCATTCCACTCCAGAGAGTAAGGTGGCTTCTGGACCAGAGTGGTGCCTATGGAAGTTGTTGagctgaaacaaatagactgcccgCTATTTCTATTGCAAATATGGTTCCCACACTCcgcccctctcctccttcccatcctccccccCCCAAcaatcattagggaattgcaattGGGGTGTGCAGCTATGGTGGGCTATCACTTTTATGGAGATTAAAAAAGGATGTTAGAAGGGCTGTAGCCACCAAATAGTccatgggttttttgttttttaaagagtccatggctttgcttttcattggctgagtcctttcCAGGAAAGAAGGAGTCTTCATCCTTTTGGATTCCGTTATTGTTTCAGGTCAGTGAGGGCTGACCTCTTCTGGTGTGCCAACtctaattgaggtttctgtttactattttttttacgAAGGAATATAAGTAATAAGATTCTTAATAATTCTTAAAGATAATTAGCAGGATTTCCTGGTGCAGTGAATGTGGCTCTGACCTAAGGACAGAGTAAAGGACAATAAGCATTTTCTTTTGGCTGAGCATCTGGAAGACTTGAGACCAGCAACTGATGTGAGAAGGCAGTTTCAGGGAGAGATTAAAAGTTGGATTCGGGACATGCTGCTTCTGAAATTCCAAAGTTGAGGTAACATAGGGGCCGGTGGAATCTGTAGTCTGGAATTGAAGGAGGAGGTCTGTGGCTCACTGATGTCCATGTGGTTACAGACTAAGTCCTGGACTCCGGCCAATTCTGAATCTCAAATTTAAGAGGGAAAGTTTGGTCACTTTTCTGGGAAAGGGGACCTGAGATGAAAGAAGAGAGACCTGGGGCTGGCGGGCAGTGCAGAACAGGTGAGACTTTCTGAGGCTACCTGAAGATGGGAGGGTTCTGTGGTTCCAGAGCTTTCTGGGGAAGCAAGGGTATAAGGAGTATACCTTATACTCCTTATTCACTCCTCTGAACACTTAGCCGACTGTGCATTCGTTTTTGAGCCAGCAAAAAGTGGGCAATGTTGACCAGTCATTGAAGCCCAGGCCCAGTCAAGGGCAGAGGTGCCTCAGCTCTCCCAGGAAACTACGAAGTTAAAAAGGTATAGATTTAATAAGTTAATCTTGTGTAAGCAAATAATAACTGCTTAATATAtctgtgtataaaataataataaatacatatatatatataatttagtttttGCCTTGGGCTCTTCACATAGACTTCTGaaccccttggaatttcctgggggttaggactttttTTCACAACGACCCCATTTTGTCACACAGGAGTTTATTATGATGAGGTGACTTAGGGCAGGGCCCCTAGGTAGACTCAGGAGGGGACTGGTCACCAGAAAAACTAAGCAATTAGAAGTTTATACTCCCCCACAACCCCCCAACACTGGGGCATCCCAAGGATCAGAAGGAAACTAGAGACTAGGTATAAAAACTGCTGAAGAATGAAATTCAAGGTTCCTTCAGATTGGTGAACACATTGAAATGGTGgaagtgctgggagggtggcatgTACTGAAAGGGCCTGGAAACACCATGGTGCCCTCTAGCGCCCCACCCCCCCAGACCTAGATATCTCTTCCATTGGGCTGTTCCTAAGTTGTATCCATTATAATAaaccagagaaataagaaaactgtTTTCCTAACTTTTGTGGGTCCTTTTAGCAAATTATCATAACTTAGGAAAGGTTCATGGGAAATCTTGAATTTGTAGCCAAGTAGAACAGAAGTACCATTAGCCTGGGAACCAGACATTGGAACTGGCCTCTTTAAAGAGGGCAGTCTTATGGGACTGCGTCCTTAAACCTTTAAATTCTGTCCCTAACGTCAGGTAGTGTCAGAATATGATTAAATGTCAGTCACCCAGTTGGTATCATAGAATCAGATCATTGGTGGTGGAAGAGACATCATATATTTGGTGTCAGATAGGAAATCACAGAAACCTCAAGGTATTGATTAAAAGTCACATTTATATAATGACTTGAAAGACATGTAGGAAATACccagttttcaaaaacatttacagaaatgtTAATCCTGTGTTCAGTAATAGCTCAGTCTTAGCATTAGATATGCACTAATGCATTTGATGTCTACACTAACATCATGAGATAGGCACCATAAATATTGCTATTATACACATAAAGACACTGAGTCTCAGGGACGTTGAGTCTTTTTGTTCAGGGCCATAGAGTTGTCAAGTTATAGCTCTGAAGACTGAGGATCCGAGGTCAGAGGTCAACCTCAGATGACTCATCtccaggaaaaggaagggaggaaacagTTCAGCCTTTACATCCACACCATGATCACCTTTATCTCAGATCCTCCCTCTTTTCACAGGTTCCCATGGTAGCAGCAGCATTTATGGCCCCTGGACAGGTAAGTGGAAGAAACCCCAGTACCTACCCACACGTCATCCCTACCCCTGGTCCTGACACACAGATATAGGAGACAGTGTTGTCCTGGGATTGTGGGCCCTTAGGTCTGGGCCCTGGCACCATCTCAGGCACAGGATAATTAATCAAATCCAGCAGTTGTATGGAGGTGTTCCCATGTGTCCAATGGAGAAGGTCAAGTGGTAACATGTCCTTGGGCACAGACTGGAGATGAGACTGAGAGGGGAGTCTTCAGGGAACTGCCAAACCCATGACGTGGGCTGATAAAGACTGGGGGCATGAGTCATTCCTGGGATAGCAGCCTGAGGAGCTGGGCCTCTCCTGAGGGGGCGGGTCCATGACACGTTGGCCACAGAGGAGGGAAGTGATCTGACACTGGGTCTGAAGAGGCTGTTCTGCCTGCCGAGAGGAagactgggggtgagggtggagctGGGGGCCAAGTGGAGGGCACAGTCCTGGTGAATGTCGATTGTGACTGGATCCTGGCAAtggctctgcagcaggagaggaggTGAGTCTCTGAATCTCGTTTGTGGTAGAGCtgattttctgctgtacaggttGAGAGAGAGTAGTCTGACATGACCCCAGGATGTTTGCCTCTAGGTGACGGTGGGGATGCCATGTCTGAGATGGGAAGTCAGAAGTAGGAGTAATGGACAGAAGGACTGTCCAGAGTTCCATGTTCCCATGCTGAGTCTGAGATATTGCTGGGGTGTCTTGTGGGAGGTCCCACAGAGGCCTGGGGAAGCACCGCGTGCTGGGTGGCATGTGGGGAACACGGTGAGGTGCTGAAGTCCTGGGGCTGAGGTGGTGgcgtggggtggggttggggtcaCGGTCAGGCACGTGAGGGAGCTGTGACCCTGCAGGGCTGGgcagtggagagggagggagtgtgAGCATGGACTTAGAGCCCTTGTCCCCAGGCTTTACTCCAGGTGTCTGAGCACAAGTGTCATTGTATGTGATGTGATCTGTGTGATCTCAGGAGAGTTGACTCTGAGGAGAGTGGCTGGGGGTCTGTGTGGCAACCACAGAGCGTCTGTGAGACtgcctgtctccctctctgttttAACTGAATGATGTAATGTTAGCAATTTCCTGTGGCATCAGGACCTGGTGTGTCCTCTGAGCTGGGTTACTGGGGTGGACAACCATGACCTGGGGGTCCTGGTTGCAGAGGCTGCTGTGAACTCACTTGTCCCCCTCATGACAGGGCCATGTGATCTTTGAGGATGTGGCTGTGTCCTTCTCCCAGGAGGAGTGGGGTCTCCTTAACAATGCTCAGAGACTCCTGTACTGTGACGTGATGCTGGAGAACCTGTCACTTATAGCCTCCCTGGGTAAGGACCCCTGTTCCACACCGTTGCCCCGTATGGGACTCTGCCCTTCTTTTTGCATGGCTCACTCCATCCTTCCGAGCCTGGACCTTGGACACTGCTTACTTCCCTGATTTCCTGTCACTTGAGCTGTGTTCCCCCACCCTGTGTGTTGTTCAGCCCTATACCATAGATGTTGAAGCCTTTCACAGAAGGCTTTGGTCTCAGAGGCTTGAAGCCTGCCCGACTGATACCACTTAGCTTTGCCACCAGTTGTTGTGTTGACTGTTCAGATGTGTGCAAGATCCGTGTCACATGTTCTAACCTTTTTTTTGTGCACTGCCTGTGTCAGAAATTACAGACACTTACATGGTCACCACTTGTGGTCAACCCTAGATTATGTTTGCAAGACTCCTTAAGGTTCTTCTAGTGATACATCTTTTTCCTGAAGCCTGTCATTGGTTGGTTCACTCTGGGCCAGTGTCTTTCTCCTAGTGGCCCTATTTTCCTCTGAGGACTTTGATCTGGTAGTGTTCATAGTCACCCAGCCTGAGCTGAGGGATGGAGGCAACCCTGGGTGCCTGGCAAGGTAGGGCCCTCTCTAGTCATAGGAGGAGTGTTAATTGCATCCTGGGCCTGGTGAGTAGGAGCTGTAGGAAGGCGTGATACATTGATGAGTTCTAATCCTACAGGGAAATGTCCTTTCTCCACGACTGTTTTAGTCTTAAACTCATCATGGCTGTACCTCATTCTATCGTTCTTCCCCATTTTGACACTTTGCCCCTTTTATGTATCTACTGTGGGTTCTTTCTCCTGGCTCTTTCTATCTCAGTGTCATCcacatttctccttttcctctcactCTGCAATGTTGTCTAATAGTCTCTTCTTAATGTATCTTGGGAGGTGAAAGTACTTATATAGTCCTTGAACTCTTGGTAGTCAGGTGTGAATGGTGTGAATGCCTTTTCCTGGAGTGGGACACACATTCTACCCAATACACTTGTCACCACCAAAAAATTCTGCTGAACACCGTTGGCCGAGGAGTGGGTTGTTCCAGGCCTCTACTCCTAGTACAGTGCCATATCCTGGTGTCCTGTGTTCTTGCTGTTTATAAGATCTCTCCCTATTCTGTGACCATCAGAGGTCTAGTACTCACAGTAGCCCCTTCTTCTACCTGTCTGCCTCCCTTGTTTGAATCCTGCACAATGGACTTCTTCTCTGATGTGTCATACAAAAGCTATAATGGGCTCCTGTCCCACAAAAGTCTCCATGCActttatcaggtttttttttgttttcctttcaggtTGTTGGCATGGAGTAGAAGCTGAGGAGGCCGTTTCTGAACAATGTGTTTCTGTAGAACAAGTGACGGAAAACAGGAATCCAAAGCTGGAGCCATCTATCCTGAAGCCTCTTACTTCTGTTACGAGTGTCCTGGCGGAGAAAGATGTTTTGTACTTGGCTGACAATATGTTCACGTGCGGAGACGTTGAGAAGGCTTTCCTAGGCAGCTTGGGCTTTCCCCAGCACCAGCCCTCCCATGATGGAGAGCATCCACGTAGAAGCAGGCAGAGCAGGGAGGTCTCTCACCCTGGGCAAGGGCATCACAAGTGCAGCGAATGTGGTAAAGCCTTCAGTAAAAAGTTTAAATTCACGGAGCACCtgagagttcacactggagaaaaacctTATGAGTGCAGTGACTGCGGGAAGTTCTTTAGACACAGCTCCAGTCTTATTCATCATCGGAAAgttcacacaggagaaaggccttatgaatGCTGTAATTGTGGGAAAGTCTTTGCCCACAAATATAAACTTTTTGAGCACCAGAGAATCCACACTGGAAAAAGACCATATGagtgtaatgaatgtgggaaagccttcctTCGCAAGGATTCACTTGTTCAGCACCAAAAAATCCACACTGGAGAAAATCCTCATAAGTGCGGTGAATGTGGAAAGTGCTTCCTGTACAAAAATAACCTTCTTGTGCACCAGAGGATCCAcagtggagaaaggccttatgggTGTAGCAAATGTGGAAAGTCCTTTGTCTTCAAAAAAAGGCTTCTTTATCACCAGCGaatccacactggagaaaggccttacatgtgcagtgaatgtgggaaagcctatGTCTACAAAGGAAGTCTTATTGTGCATAAGAGAATTCACACTTTAGAGAAGGCTTATGGGTGTAACAAATGTGGGAAATTCTTTACAAGCAGTTTTGCCCTCAATAGACATGAGAATGTTCACACTGCACAAAGGTGTTATGAGTGCAGCGAATGTGGGAAAGCTCTCAACGGCAAAGTTAAACTTGCTGAGCACCAGAGAATCCATACTGGAGAAAGACCCTATAAGTGTAATGAATGTGAGAAAGCCTTCATGCGCAAGTATACACTTGTTCAGCACCAAAAAGTCCACACTGGAGTAAAGCCTTTtaaat
Coding sequences within it:
- the LOC132416359 gene encoding zinc finger protein 419-like, yielding MVTMMMMGMVMTMMLMMAAGICPGVWGRVSSAPDSVDRWELHYPGDCVRTGLVLHTSDGPEQGLFRDCELGVGGTSGSFLKEVVWLLLLPSAGPEAQDHSVEPSLEKLERTRGAPSALPRSERVAEPTSGIFGLGLCHYPARLLAPPRPQGPMSTNAVQDPAQVPMVAAAFMAPGQGHVIFEDVAVSFSQEEWGLLNNAQRLLYCDVMLENLSLIASLGCWHGVEAEEAVSEQCVSVEQVTENRNPKLEPSILKPLTSVTSVLAEKDVLYLADNMFTCGDVEKAFLGSLGFPQHQPSHDGEHPRRSRQSREVSHPGQGHHKCSECGKAFSKKFKFTEHLRVHTGEKPYECSDCGKFFRHSSSLIHHRKVHTGERPYECCNCGKVFAHKYKLFEHQRIHTGKRPYECNECGKAFLRKDSLVQHQKIHTGENPHKCGECGKCFLYKNNLLVHQRIHSGERPYGCSKCGKSFVFKKRLLYHQRIHTGERPYMCSECGKAYVYKGSLIVHKRIHTLEKAYGCNKCGKFFTSSFALNRHENVHTAQRCYECSECGKALNGKVKLAEHQRIHTGERPYKCNECEKAFMRKYTLVQHQKVHTGVKPFKCSECGKPFTYKTSLVVHQRIHTGERPYMCSECGEVFVYRRSLVVHQRIHTREKPYECSSL